The Aspergillus fumigatus Af293 chromosome 5, whole genome shotgun sequence nucleotide sequence GATGAAGTACCTCAGTCGGACTTATGACGCGTGGTACACAGCTGCTAGCTATTTGGAGGAATCCGCAATCAGCCCAATCATTGATACCCCGACTGTACGTGAGAGTAACCTGGATGCGTTGGTAGAAGTATATGCGGGTCTACAagaagatgacttcttcTATGGTACCTGGCGGCGTCGATGCAAGTTCGTTGAAACCAACGCTGCCCTCTCATATGAACAGCAGGGAATGTGGGATAAGGCCCAGCAGCTTTACGAAAATGCTCAGATTAAGGCACGGTCCGGTGCAATGCCATTTTCGCAAGGCGAATACTATCTGTGGGAAGATCACTGGCTGATCTGCGCCCAGAAGTTGCAGCAGTGGGAGATTCTGAGCGACTTTGCTAAGCACGAGAATCTTAATGATCTTCTCTTGGAGGCTGCCTGGCGGAACATCGAGAACTGGCAAAGCGAAGGCAACCGGGAACAGATCGAATCACTCATCAAATCCGTTTCCGATGCGCCCACACCCAGGCGGACTTTCTTCCAAGCTTTCATGTCGCTTTTGCAGTTCCATCTCAAGAAAGAGAATTTGCAAGACTTCAACGGCGTGTGCGATGAGTCAATCCAGTTATCCATTCGCAAATGGCTCCAGCTGCCGAAAAATATTACAAATGCTCATATTCCGATATTGCAGCATTTCCAACTTCTCGTTGAGCTTCATGATGCCAGCCACATCTGTGCAAGTTTGTCTCAAACTAATGAGAGAAACCTGGATACCAAGTCTGCTGAGTTGAAGCTGCTGCTTGGGACATGGCGAGATCGTCTTCCCAATCTCTGGGACGATATTAACGCCTGGCAGGATCTTGTCACCTGGCGCCAGCATATTTTCCAGCTCATCAACGCGACGTACCTAAGTCTCCTGCCCCCGCAGACGAACAACGTGGCGAGCAATTCCTACGCCTATCGCGGCTACCACGAGACAGCATGGATCATCAACAGGTTCGCCCATGTTGCTCGAAAGCACCAAATGCCCGAAGTCTGCATCAACCAGCTCAGCCGGATTTATACCCTACCCAACATTGAAATCCAAGAGGCTTTCCTGAAGCTGCGAGAACAGGCAAAATGTCATTATCAAAATCCCAAGGAACTCAACAGTGGATTGGATGTAATCAACAACACAAATCTCAACTACTTCGGCGCACAACAAAAGGCAGAGTTCTACACCCTCAAAGGCATGTTCCTGGCTAAGCTCAACCATGTCAATGAGGCCAACGAGGCATTTGGGGTCGCTTTGTACTACGACTTGAGACTCGCGAAGGCCTGGTCTGAGTGGGGCCAGTACAGTGACCAACGCTTCAAGGCCGATCCATCGGACTATGAACTGGCCAGCAATGCGGTCAGCTGTTACCTTGAGGCTGCCGGCCTTTACAAGAATGCGAAGTCTAGGAAACTTCTCAGCCGTATTCTATGGCTTCTCAGCTTGGACAATGAAGAGGGACGAATTGCTGGAGCCTTCGAGAACTTCAAGGGAGACACCCCTGTTTGGTACTGGATTACTTTCATACCGCAGCTTCTTACGAGCTTGTCACACCGCGAAGCACGCCTTTGCAAGGCAGTCTTGGTGAAGATAGCGAAGCTGTACCCTCAGGcactcttcttcctgctccgtACGAACCGGGAGGACATGCTCAATATCAAGAAACAGCATGACCAGAAACAGGAGAAATTGAATCGTGCTAGGCAGCAGCAGGCGTCGCCCCACACCaagccttctccagcgacgGCCGACAGTTCTCCTGCACAGGGTAGTCAACCTGCTAATTCAAATACTCCTGCTCAGGGTCAGGCTAGCCAACCACCTCAAGGTCAAGCACAAGCCCAGTCACAAGGTTTGCCCCAAGGTCAGAGCCCAAGCCAGGGCCAGATCAAGGCCCAGCAACCACCCGCTCAAAGCCAAGCTCAGCCCCAGGGACAAGCTCAACCCTCGGGTTCGGCTCCTGGACAACCCCAAGGTTCAGGGCAAGGACAAATGCAGCAACCTCAGAATCAACAACAGGCTCATTTGCAAGTCCCTGGGCAGAACGGCGCGCCGCAGCAGGCCCAGACTGGTGCCACAGAGCCAGAAAAGGAGCCTCTTAAGAAACCATGGGAGTATTCGGACGAAATCATGTCCGGTCTGAAGACTGCCTTCCCGTTGCTTGCACTGtcgatggagacgatggtCGACCAGATTCACAAGAACTTCAAGTGCCCCCCTGACGAGGACGCCTATCGTCTCATTGTCGCCCTGCTTAACGATGGATTGGCCTACGTGGGCCGCATGCCTGGTTCATACGCGCAGGACTTTAAACTACCTGCCGCCACCGAGGCCAATATCACACGCTTCGCAGAAACGATTCTCCCCGCACATATTCGCAAGTCTTTCGAAGCCGATTTCGTCGTCAAGAAGCCAACCATGTACGAATACATCCATAAGCTGCGTCGCTGGCGCGACAAGttcgaggagaagctggatcgCCGCGGCCAGTACCAATTTTTGGAGACGTATTCGCCGCATCTGAGCGAGTTCCGCTTCTTGAAATTTGATGAAGTGGAGGTGCCGGGACAATATCTGCTGCACAAGGACAAGAACCAAGATTTCGTGCGCATCGACAGGTTCCTGCCAGACATTGATCTTGTCCGGGGTATTGGTGTTTGTCATCGTCGGCTCAAGATTCGTGGTCATGACGGTAGCGTGCATCCGTTCGCTGTTCAACATCCCGCAGCTCGGCATTGTAGACGAGAAGAGCGCATCCTGCAGCTCTTCCGTATCTTCAACGGGCTTCTTGGCAAACGCAAGGAAAGCCGGCGCCGTAACCTCTATTTCCATCTCCCGCTCATGGTTCCCCTCGCGCCGCACATTCGCTTGGTGCGCGATGATCCTTCATACATTTCTATGCAAGGCATATTCGAGGACTATTGCCGCCGAGTGGGAACCAGCAAGGATGAACCTGTTCTGTTTACCATGGAGAAAATGCGGTCATTGGCAGAGACGAAGCAAAATGTACGTCAAACGGATAATTTAATGGTGAAGCGAGCTAACGTATCCCAGCGCACTCctgaccagcagcaggtacTTCGGACTGAGATTCTCACGGCCATTCAGGAGAAGTGGGTGCCCAGTACGATTGTGAAGGACTACTTCCAGAAGACGTATCCCAACTTTGCAAGTTTCTGGCTCTTCCGTCGCCAATTCTCCTATCAATACGCGGCTATCGCATTTATGACCTATGTGATGCATATGGGCAACCGGTATCCCAATAAGATCATGATCTCCAGGTCTACAGGTGATATCTGGGGCACGGAGCTGATACCGGCGATTAACCCTGCAAAGGCTTTCTTCTACAACCCAGAACATGTGCCATTCCGTTTCACGCCTAATATCCAGACACTGATGGGACCGATCGCAACTGAAGGTCTCTTTGCTTGCGCTTTGATGGCGATCGCCCGCTGCCTCACCGAACCGCGCCATGAGCTCGAGCAGCAACTGAGCATCTTCGTTCGTGACGAGATGATGTTCTGGGCCACAGCGCAACATCGCGGTGTACTTCCAGTGCAACAGCTTCGTGACCTGGTGTACAACAATAGTGATATTATTGTCAACCGGGCTGTTAGCCTTGCCAGCCCGCCAGAGGGCAATTTGCCCGCCAACCAAACCACCATCGACCTGATCTCCAAGGCCGTGAACCCTCAGCACCTGGCATCTTGTGATGCACTCTGGATGCCGTACCTCTAGTTGTACGTCGGCTGGTTTCTGCTCCGTCCATGTTCTATTGTGTACTCTTTACCTGGCGTTTGACTCGGTTCAAGGGGATGGCATCTGGTTCGCGGAGGTGGTCTCAGGAATTTGGGAAAAGTTGATAGGCATGATTGGACTTGGATTTTCTATTAGTTTTTATTCTAGCGTGGCGCCCTGGGACACAGTTGATTCCTTGAAGATATGTTCATGATATCACATTTCGTTTTCGCACGTTTGTCTGCAGTTTCTTCACTGGTTTTGAACCTGAGCAGAGAATTTCATTGGCAGCCACTTGTCTTTAGAGTGTTTTGAAATAGGTTCAATTGAAATAGATGTATCATATTTGATATGTACAAGGTAACTGTACTGAGGATTCCATGATAGTGCAGTGCAACCCATAAACCGAAACGCCCGATACCTACAACCTTCAAATGCTCCTCAGAGAAAATTGGCCCATATATACAGTTATACCAAAGACGGCTTGGGCTTCTTTTTGATGCCTAAACCATTGATCAGAGGCTTTTTGGGCTTCTTAACCCTAGCGAATGAGGGCGGAGGGGGCGTTTCCGTCTGACTCGAGCCCGGCGTCGTCCCAGCGATTGTGTCATCTTCCACAAGTCTCTTCACCTTCTCGCCCGTCTCCGTTGTGAATGCCCTCCGGGCAGCCTCCtcaatttctttctcctccctcagcCGCGCCTCATCTACCTCATTCCGAACATGAGCCAATGCCACGTCACCACTGAGCGCCTCATTTCGCTCGATCCGCGCATTCCGCGTCCGGATCTCATCCAGTGCATCCGCGATCGCCATCTCACGCTTCGAAtcgagcatcttctcctccagctcggCCATCTTATCCCGTTCCAaccgctcctgctcctcattctcctcgcGCTCCAGCCGGTCCAGCGTCTCCTGTTCCGTCTCCTCGATATCATTCTTGGCGTCCCGCCATGGCTCGAAGTTGCGCTTTGCTCCCTTTTCCGCCTTGTAGTCCATTGCCTTGGGGTCTGTCAGGAAGGTAATTTCGCCGCTGCAGCGCGTGCAGCGGATGTAGAAGCGGTAGATGGGGATGTTGAGGTATTTCTGGTCTGTGGTTTCTTTGCGCGCGTTGAATTTGCGGCCTTTGTAGATGTATTCGCCTGTAGGGATCAATTAGTATCTGGCCGTATGCGAGGACACGGGAGAAGACGTACCGCAGTGAGTGCATTTCATGGAGAAGGGAGCCATGAGACGGACAGTGATGACCTTGGGACCAGTCTGTCTCAAATGCTTCGGTGTCCTGCCGATCGCCGACGGGTCGAAGTCGGGAGGGTAGTATTTGCTGTGTGATGTTAGCTGGTTTCTGGGTCCATTTTCGAGTTGTTGGGTAGACTTACCTGAGTACCTTTCGTTCGGACATGGTCGCGCTGTGGTGCTAGTTTG carries:
- a CDS encoding Saf4/Yju2 family protein: MPYRRLVASSIYRYITHPSNSNIKSASADQPAASCLGLFDSLAFKNSLQRSRDNQTSTTARPCPNERYSGKSTQQLENGPRNQLTSHSKYYPPDFDPSAIGRTPKHLRQTGPKVITVRLMAPFSMKCTHCGEYIYKGRKFNARKETTDQKYLNIPIYRFYIRCTRCSGEITFLTDPKAMDYKAEKGAKRNFEPWRDAKNDIEETEQETLDRLEREENEEQERLERDKMAELEEKMLDSKREMAIADALDEIRTRNARIERNEALSGDVALAHVRNEVDEARLREEKEIEEAARRAFTTETGEKVKRLVEDDTIAGTTPGSSQTETPPPPSFARVKKPKKPLINGLGIKKKPKPSLV